Genomic DNA from Vanessa atalanta chromosome 17, ilVanAtal1.2, whole genome shotgun sequence:
TACAAAGGTCAGGTTCCGAGCGCCGGCATCGTTACTGCTATCGGTAAAGTTCAAGGTCGAGACTGCATGATTGTTGCGAACGACGCTACCGTTAAAGGAGGAACTTATTTTCCTATCACCGTCAAGAAACACTTACGAGCTCAGGCAATTGCACAGGAATGCCGACTTCCTTGCATTTATCTCGTTGACTCGGGTGGAGCTCATTTACCTGACCAAGCGGATGTATTTCCGGATAGAGAACACTTCGGcaggatattttataatcaagcAAATATGTCTTCAGAAAATATACCACAAATATCAGTTGTCATGGGATCTTGTACGGCTGGGGGTGCATATATTCCGAGTATGTCCGAcgaaagtattataattaagaaccAAGGTACAATTTTCTTGGCCGGTCCACCATTGGTGAAAGCGGCTACAGGTGAATCGGTTTCAGCCGAGGATCTCGGAGGTGCTGACCTACATTGTCGTCAATCTGGAGTAACGGACCATTATGCTCAAGATGATGAGCATGCCTTACACTTGGCTAGGAATGTCGTTGCTAACTTAAACTGGAATAATGACCAAAGAACGAGAGTACATGTTCCAAAAGTCGATAATCCATTGCATGATATTGATGATCTACATGGTATCGTGGGGGCAAATATACAAAGGCCTTTTGACATCCGTGAAGTAATTGCTAGAGTAGTTGATGGCAGTAGATTCCATGAATTTAAACAACTATATGGCGAGACATTAGTATGTGGCTTCGCGTCTATATATGGACATTCCGTGGGCGTTATCGGTAACAACGGAGTTTTACAATCGGAAGCTGCTCTAAAAGGTTCGCATTTCATTCAGCTTTGCGCTGCTCGCAAAATACCTTTGCTGTTCCTTCAAAATATTACCGGTTTTATGGTTGGAAGGGAGGCCGAAGCCGGTGGGATTGCAAAGAATGGCGCAAAAATGGTAACAGCAGTAAGCTGTTTCAAAGGACCTAAGATAACCGTTATAGTAGGAGGTAGTTTTGGGGCTGGTAACTACGGTATGTGTGGTAGAGCGTACTCTCCAAGTTTCTTGTACATGTGGCCTAATGCCAGAATTTCTGTAATGGGAGGACCTCAAGCCGCTACAGTCCTTTCATTAGTAGCCAAAGAGAAGGCCAATAGAGATGGAAAAACCTGGACAGATGAAGATGAGAGAAAAGTCAGAGGATCTTTAGAAGCTCAATTTGAAAAAGAAGGTCGGCCATATTACAGTACAGCTCGTCTTTGGGATGACGGTATAGTGGCACCGAAAGACACGAGAAAAGTAATTGGACTCAGTTTATCAGCTGCTTTGAACGCTCCGTTCAGAGACAGTAAATTTGGTGTTTTCAGAATGTGAAAATGATAAGTTTGAAGGACAACATTAAATGTGTGATAATGAGTGCTATACATGATAACACTGTTTCGAAGTGGTAATTCTGTTACATTTTAATGTACTCGTGATTTGTACAACGATTACGTTTATCAGTGGTGATAACAAACAAccgaagtttttatttttatttaagatgaaAAAAACAGACTCTTCACAGGATTCGATTGAAAGAAATGTATTTACTGTTATTCTTTGCTATAAATTATAcgaaatctattataaaaatcgaAGTTTCATTACGGTGACTATTAGATAACCTTAATCTCAAGCATGATGCTTTTATTAAGGACATTCGTCTCATTAATCAATTTGGATCAATGTGAATTAGAAACAACATGACGAATAAATTTCGactttaatatctaaataataaagtttagttTACAACAACGTTAGTCAGTGCACGTTTAGAGAACAGAATTACATCGAGAACAATAAGTGCGATAAAAACAATATCCGCCTCTTATTAATATGCAAATTAATACGACCTGTGAATACAGCTCGTTGAGTTCAAGTATTTTTAGTACGCAGATTATTTAGGAACAGTGtcaattgtaatgtttttatacgCGTCGTAATGAAAGTGATTGAATAATCTAAaccgtaaatataaaaattgatgttagtaTATTTACGATTAGACTTCGACACATTTGACCGAATACCGTGAAAATtggtgtatatgtatgtattatttcaaGAAGGTTTTTATACTATCTACGTTATAATAACTCGCCACTAGTTGGCGCTGTAGCACGCAACCATTGAAGTATAGACAATTGGTAAAACACAGTAAATCACTGAGACATAATAAAGATAGCCGCATTTtcctagttattaataaaaaaatatgttgaaattttaaatactggAGTTGTGAGACAATTTTATAacacatgttttatttattttcatttaatctttcttgtaaaaataattgtttctcATTCGTAAATAGCACGTTCAAGCATATTTCTTCTGATTGAGTTGTAACATTTGGACAGTTGTTATTAGCACTTGCGTGTATATTTCTGGTAAGGGAACATcgaacataacatacatatataattgtatttaactaacattactgtatttttagatgttgaaaaagaactactgagtttcttgccggtgcttcttggtagaatctacattccaaaccggtggtagctttacttaaaatagtttattaaatgacgattcaaaagtgcttgaaaaagcctacttggataaagtatattttgattccgCGAACctctttacaaaatttaaagaaacaatGAATTTTTGAACGGgctttagttattttgtttataaaatcaatgttataaTGACATATATTTGACAAGTTATTGATACATATaacaattatgattatttttttattggtgtaaataaaattattactcgCACATACAACGCTTACAAATAAAACTGGTATTTAAgtctttaattaaaagtaagcgTATAACGTAGATtacaaagaatatattataaactactgGAAGACCAATGGAATAACAAGAAGTCCTAGATTATTCTAAGACATTTAATTTTCCCTAATGAATATTCTAACAATTGTAAACTGTAtatgtttttcaataaatgGTCAACTTACATCACTCGACATTAATAAATGCCACAACAAGACACATTCATCATAGATCTTGCAGTACATTTTACGCTTTCCAATCTTAGCCGCACGCGCAGTTTTTGCTACTAGCATTCTTTATAAGAAATCCTTCACTAGTAGCTATTAAGAGAGTTAATTGCCGATTTGTATGCCGAATGAACATCTGTGGCGATCTGTTTTTGTTTGTCTTTGTCTGTTCTGTAATCTTCGAGAGAATTCCCATCGAATTCTAATTGGCTGAGATATTACACAGCCTCATAACTCTGAACCGATGGAGTATTTATTAATCGTACATTCAAATCTGGAGTATCTTTACTGATTATTTCGTGCTCAGTGGTGAAAGAAAACCTGATGAAGATGTCACTGAAGTTCTGCATTTGTATTGCCCAATCCGCTGAGCAGCGTGCTAGAATATTAACCATGTTGGTCATTAGTTGGATAGTGGGTTGTTCTGTCTGGAAGTCGGCAGTGTGTACACGTGTGTTTGTTTGAG
This window encodes:
- the LOC125070193 gene encoding probable methylcrotonoyl-CoA carboxylase beta chain, mitochondrial, whose amino-acid sequence is MLKLVKGLRRLNVKCRQYSYATVIGSEPNKNDPYFQENKTKMEELVEELRLKTNDAIKGGPEEAVKRHTARGKLLVRDRINRLVDEGSDVLELSTLAATDMYKGQVPSAGIVTAIGKVQGRDCMIVANDATVKGGTYFPITVKKHLRAQAIAQECRLPCIYLVDSGGAHLPDQADVFPDREHFGRIFYNQANMSSENIPQISVVMGSCTAGGAYIPSMSDESIIIKNQGTIFLAGPPLVKAATGESVSAEDLGGADLHCRQSGVTDHYAQDDEHALHLARNVVANLNWNNDQRTRVHVPKVDNPLHDIDDLHGIVGANIQRPFDIREVIARVVDGSRFHEFKQLYGETLVCGFASIYGHSVGVIGNNGVLQSEAALKGSHFIQLCAARKIPLLFLQNITGFMVGREAEAGGIAKNGAKMVTAVSCFKGPKITVIVGGSFGAGNYGMCGRAYSPSFLYMWPNARISVMGGPQAATVLSLVAKEKANRDGKTWTDEDERKVRGSLEAQFEKEGRPYYSTARLWDDGIVAPKDTRKVIGLSLSAALNAPFRDSKFGVFRM